The following proteins are co-located in the Gossypium hirsutum isolate 1008001.06 chromosome A02, Gossypium_hirsutum_v2.1, whole genome shotgun sequence genome:
- the LOC107940590 gene encoding uncharacterized protein isoform X3: protein MAKPRNLFTCCSLLMAIMFGFSSSVQLNDPDWYFWFPLYACACIVNLLNWRISAKGYIKHVAQVALCLGVLLFIKVVVEGYVRKIAGLWSLDLAERVVREKTGSLLAIISMVLHLVCLSEPVDVKQRKKRKIVGRGVVAYAFKA, encoded by the exons ATGGCAAAACCCAGAAATCTTTTCACCTGCTGCTCTCTGCTAATGGCAATCATGTTTGGTTTTTCATCATCAGTTCAATTAAATGACCCTG ATTGGTACTTCTGGTTTCCCCTCTATGCTTGTGCTTGTATTGTCAATCTACTAAACTGGAGAATCTCAGCAAAAGGGTATATCAAACATGTTGCACAAGTAGCACTGTGTCTTGGAGTATTGTTGTTTATTAAGGTTGTGGTTGAAGGTTATGTAAGAAAGATAGCTGGATTGTGGTCATTAGATTTGGCTGAGAGAGTTGTTAGGGAGAAAACAGGGAGTTTGTTGGCTATAATCTCCATGGTTTTGCATTTGGTATGTTTATCAGAACCAGTGGATGTTaagcaaagaaagaagaggaaaattgTCGGAAGAGGTGTTGTTGCATATG ctttcaaggcttaa
- the LOC107940590 gene encoding uncharacterized protein isoform X2, with the protein MAKPRNLFTCCSLLMAIMFGFSSSVQLNDPDWYFWFPLYACACIVNLLNWRISAKGYIKHVAQVALCLGVLLFIKVVVEGYVRKIAGLWSLDLAERVVREKTGSLLAIISMVLHLVCLSEPVDVKQRKKRKIVGRGVVAYGLILEQEWQA; encoded by the exons ATGGCAAAACCCAGAAATCTTTTCACCTGCTGCTCTCTGCTAATGGCAATCATGTTTGGTTTTTCATCATCAGTTCAATTAAATGACCCTG ATTGGTACTTCTGGTTTCCCCTCTATGCTTGTGCTTGTATTGTCAATCTACTAAACTGGAGAATCTCAGCAAAAGGGTATATCAAACATGTTGCACAAGTAGCACTGTGTCTTGGAGTATTGTTGTTTATTAAGGTTGTGGTTGAAGGTTATGTAAGAAAGATAGCTGGATTGTGGTCATTAGATTTGGCTGAGAGAGTTGTTAGGGAGAAAACAGGGAGTTTGTTGGCTATAATCTCCATGGTTTTGCATTTGGTATGTTTATCAGAACCAGTGGATGTTaagcaaagaaagaagaggaaaattgTCGGAAGAGGTGTTGTTGCATATG gcttaattcTTGAACAGGAATGGCAGGCTTAG
- the LOC107940590 gene encoding uncharacterized protein isoform X1, with translation MAKPRNLFTCCSLLMAIMFGFSSSVQLNDPDWYFWFPLYACACIVNLLNWRISAKGYIKHVAQVALCLGVLLFIKVVVEGYVRKIAGLWSLDLAERVVREKTGSLLAIISMVLHLVCLSEPVDVKQRKKRKIVGRGVVAYGMAGLVAFSYGLPFVFFVIQKGEMRF, from the exons ATGGCAAAACCCAGAAATCTTTTCACCTGCTGCTCTCTGCTAATGGCAATCATGTTTGGTTTTTCATCATCAGTTCAATTAAATGACCCTG ATTGGTACTTCTGGTTTCCCCTCTATGCTTGTGCTTGTATTGTCAATCTACTAAACTGGAGAATCTCAGCAAAAGGGTATATCAAACATGTTGCACAAGTAGCACTGTGTCTTGGAGTATTGTTGTTTATTAAGGTTGTGGTTGAAGGTTATGTAAGAAAGATAGCTGGATTGTGGTCATTAGATTTGGCTGAGAGAGTTGTTAGGGAGAAAACAGGGAGTTTGTTGGCTATAATCTCCATGGTTTTGCATTTGGTATGTTTATCAGAACCAGTGGATGTTaagcaaagaaagaagaggaaaattgTCGGAAGAGGTGTTGTTGCATATG GAATGGCAGGCTTAGTGGCATTCAGTTATGGGCTTCCTTTTGTGTTCTTTGTGATTCAAAAAGGGGAAATGAGGTTCTAA